CTGGAGGCGGCCATGGGGGAGAAGGGGCTCCTGACCCTGCGCATCTTCGGGTCCATCGAGATGGACCTGGCCCAGCTGGAGCCGGGGGAGCAGGAGGAGTTCATGAAGGAGCTGAAGATCGACGAGCCGGGCCGGGACCGCCTGATCCACGAGGCGTACCGCCTGCTGGGGCTCCTGTCGTTCTTCACGAGCGGCGCGGACGAGGTGCGCGCCTGGACGCTGCACGACGGCGACACCGCGGTGGACGCGGCCGGCGCCATCCACTCCGACCTCGCGCGCGGATTCATCCGGGCCCAGGTGGTGGCCTACGACGACTTCGTCTCGTGCGGGGCGACGCTCGCCGCCTGCCGCGACAAGGGCGTCCTGAGGCTGGAGGGAAAGGAGTACCGGGTCCGGGACGGGGACATGATCGAGATACGCTTCAATGTTTAGCCAATGCCCGCAAACGATTTGGGGGCGGTGTGAGGTTGGGGGGATGTGAATGCTGCAAAAAATCTGAAGGAATACGCCGTGAGTTCCACGGTGTCAGCCTGTGGAGAGGAAGGCTCTGACCAGGAACGCAAGTTTTTGGTGAAACCGGCCTCAGTGAAGCAGGAAGTCAGCACTAAAGATACTTATGAGTATATTTAGACAAGTCTGGCGGAACGGTTCCAACTCGGAATTTTGTATAGCTCGGCCCAAATCCGCAGGCAAAATCTCGGGATTTGGTATAACTCGGAATTTGGGGTTGTAATCGGGATGGGGAAGCTCTACACTATTCTGATGTACGGGACGCCGCTTATGCCCGTCCGGCCCGAGGCGGCCGGACGGGCATTCCGGCGGTGTCCATTGTCCGGACAAGGAGTGTTGAAGCGATCATGAAAAAACGACTGCTCCGAGGGTTTGCCCTGTCGATCTGTCTCCTCATGGTGGCGTGTGCCGCGTACGCCCGCGATGGAGAGGTCACCCTTTACACACTCAATCATCTTCAAAGCCACCTCCTGCCCGTCAAGGCATCGGCAAAGCGGTCGCTTCCCGCTATGGGCGGGCTGTGTGCGGCCGCGGGAATCGTGAATGAGGACATGAAGAAGAACGTCAACCCCATATTCGTCGCAACGGGCGAGGCCGTCGCGGGGACGATGTGGCGTTATTTCAAGGGTAAGCCCGAGATGACCGCGCTCGAGAGGGCTGGAATCGCGGTCAACTCGCTTGGCAAGCACGAGTTCGACTACGGCCTGAGGCACTTGAAGGCGGCGCTTTCCGTGTCCCGCGTCCCCGTCGTCATCTCGAACCTCGTCACCCAGGACCCCGAGCTGCAGAGCTCCCTGCGGAAGAACGTCGTGCTGCAGGCGGGCGACATGAAGGTAGGTTTTTTCGGACTCCTCTCCCCCGCCGTCATGCGGCTGACCAACCGGCCCGAGGGGGTCTCGTTCGATCCGGACTTCAATACCGTGGCCCGGGAGATGGTGGACGATCTGAGGCGGAAGGGCGCCGACGTCATCGTCCTTCTCAGCGGCCTTTACGAGAACGAGAGCATTGCGCTGGCCAGGTCGGTGGCGGGGATACACGTCATCACGGGATGCGGGGCGCCCCTCAAGCAGACCGACGAGCCCATCCTCATCGAGGACCCGGAGGGCGACCCTACCCTCCTGATCTGGAGCGGCCTGGGGGGACAGTTCGTGGGGCGCCTGGGCGTCAGAATGAAGGACGGCCGGCTGGACACCGGAGGGACCTCCTGGGAGCTGATCCCCGTCCTGGGTCGGGCAATATCCGATCCCGGGGTGCTGGAGGTTGCCCTCGAGTACGAGGACAAGCTGGCGCGCGCCCTCAGCCGCGTGCTTGGGAGCTTCGAGCACCCGCTCGATACCAGGAGCAAGACGTTGAGGACCGGGGAGGCGCCCATCGGGAACTTCATCACCGACAGCATGCGCTTCAAGGCCAGCTCGGACGTGGCCCTGATCAACAGTGGAGGGATCCGCGGGGGCGCCATCTATCCCGCGGGGGAGTTCTCGGAACGGACCCTCGCGGACATACTGCCTTTCGGAGACCGGATCTTCGTGCTGACCCTGACGGGTAAGGAACTGCGCTGGGTGCTGGAGGTCTCCGCGTCGGCCCTTATCGCGGATGAAACGGACGATTACAACCCCATGAGACGTCTCCATAACGGCTCGTTCCTCCAGGTATCCGGACTCAAGGCCGTCTACGACCTGTCCAGGCCCCCCACCATCATGAAGGACGACCGCGTGCTCACCCTGGGGAGCCGTCTGGAGTCCCTTCTCGTCCTCAAGGACGGCGGATGGGAGGAGGTCATGGATGAGGGGACCTACACCGTGGCTACCACGGGCTGGATGGTCAACGGGGGCGACGGGGAGAAGTACGAGGTGTTGAGGCGCGCCCCCCGCGTCGAGACCCCCTATCTCGATACCGATGCCTTTGCCGAATACCTGAGCGTCGATTGCCGGGGGAGGGCGGACCCCAGGGAGGAAGGGCGCATCACCCTCACCGGGCGCAAAGGGGAGCGGACTCTTTGACTCCTCACGGGACGACGGCGCATCGCAGGGGAGGCGGCCTTTGAGACGTTACGCCCCGTGGAAACGCCTCTATAATGCCACCGCGTACTCCCTGAGCGGCCTTTTTCAGGCATTCAGGCAGGAGCAGGCCTTCGAGTACGAGGCTGTGGTGTTCTTCTTTTTGTGCGCCCTGCTGCTTCACCTGCGGCCTCCGCTGCCGCGTGCCCTGGCCGTGATCGGGGGCTGGATGGCTGTGATGGCCCTCGAGCTGGTCAACAGCGCGGTCGAAAGGGCCTTTGACCTGATCGATCGAAACTATCGCGCCGAGATCAAGGCGGGGAAGGATATGCTCTCCGCAGCCGTGTTCCTTGCGATCGCGTTCAACGTCCTCCTCTGGGCGGCGCTGATCTTCCAGCCCCGCGTCTGACGCTGTAAAGCAGCTGTAAAGCAAAGGAGATATCGCCGATGTCGTTCAACCTACAGACCGTGCTGACCTCATTCCATCAGAGCGTAATGGAGGTATTCGGGCCCCTGCTGGATTGGTTCGATTCCGTCCCTGCGCTCCAACCCCTCCAGCCCTATCGGTATTGCCTGCCCTACGTCGTCATCGGGCTGGTACTCTTTCTCTTGTTGCTGCTGGCACACGTCCTGAGACGGAAAGGCCGGGGCCCTCGGAGAGAAAAAACTCCCCGCTCCACGTCCGCATCCAGGTCTGCGTCCAGATCCACATCCGCATTCTCGGGAACGCCCGTCCAGGGCAGGGCCATCGACATCATGCCCAATTTTCCGGACCCTGTACCGCAGGCTGGAGCCCCTACACAGATCCAGGAGGAGGGATTTTCGGTCCCCACCATGGCGGGATCAGGGGCGTCCGTTCCCAATTTCGCCGCGTCCGGCCCCGTAGTTCTGACCGCTCCCGCGCCGGGGGCCACCTTCGGTCCCTCGGCGAGCCCCGTCTCCCCACCCGCAGCGGATTTCGCCGGGGCCTTCATTCCATCCGCGGCGCCGATCTCTCCCGCGGCGCCGATCTCTCCCGCGGCGCCGGCCGCGGCACGGACTCCGCCCCAAACCCCAGCTCCAGCCGCCCCCCGACACGAGGTCCCGGGGCCTCCCAGGGCCGCCGCGAGCCTCATCACGCCCCCCGAGTCGGAGTTCCAGCGAATCTACATCGAGATGTACATCTACCTGGAGCTCACCACGAACTTCAGCGCGCTGAGGGCAAACGTCAACGGGATGCTCTCCCGTGGGGCCTCCACGGAGCCCTTGATGCCGGATGGAAGCGCAGCCCCCGAGGAGCACATCCTCGCCTGCACCGCCCTCGCCGCGTTGGAGGACCTTCAAACGAAGGAGTCCCGCCTCGAACCGGGGAGGCTGAGCCCGCATGGGGAGGAGCTGTGCAAGATCTACAACTATATCCTGAACCGCCTGAAGGGAAACGGGAATCTTTCGGAGGACTCCGCCAGGAAACTGCTTGAGGATACCCTGGAGAAGGTCCTCGGAACAAGCGGGCATTAGAATCGTAATGGAGAGGGCTTTATGATCAAACTGATGATTTTCGACCACGACATGACGATCGTGGACTCGAGCCACGCCATCCTGGCGGGGCTCAACCTTGTGGCCGAGGCGGTCGGCCGTCCCAAGGCCACTCTCGCCCAAGTGATGCGGTGCATCGCCATGCCCATGAGGGAGTTCATGATCGGCACCCTGGGCGACTTCCGGCCCGAGTGGATGGACCTGTACCGCGACAAGGTCGCACCGCTTGAACACTCCATGATTCATCCCTTCCCCGAGACGAGGACGATTCTGCCCCGCCTTCGGGAGATGGGGCTGACCCTTGCCGTCGCCTCGAACCGGAACGCCCCGCGAACGTCCATGGAGAGGAGCGGAACGGCCGATTATTTCGACGCGATCGTCGGCCCCTCGGACCACCTGCCCTACAAGCCCGATCCGGGGATGCTTCTGAGCCTCATGGACCGTTTCGGCGTCCCTGCGGCTCGGACCGTCTACGTCGGGGACTCCGACATCGACGTCAAAACGGCCCTTGCCGCGGGGACGCGGGCTATCGGTGCGGCGCAGGGCAACTTCACGAAGGATCAGCTCCTGGAGCTGGGGGCGTGGCGCGCCGTCGGGTCCCTTGACGAGCTGCCCGGGATTGTGGAGGAGGATGGGAGGGAATGAGCTCGTGATCTACAGAGACCTCTCGACCGTCCCGGGGACGGCGGGCTCCACCCTATCCCCGCCCAGGAACCGTTTGTCGGATGAGCCCAGCCCCTACCTGCTCCAGCACGCCGACAACCCCATAGGGTGGTACCCGTGGGGGGACGAGGCCTTCGAGGCCGCGCGTAGAGAGGATAAACCCATATTCCTCTCCATTGGCTACTCCTCGTGCCACTGGTGCCACGTCATGGAGCGGGAATGTTTCTCCGACCCCGAGGTGGCGGACCTCATGAACGACACCTGCGTCGCCATCAAGGTGGACCGGGAGGAACGGCCCGATCTGGACGGGCTCTTCATGGACATATGCCACATCCAGAATGGAAACGGAGGATGGCCCCTGAACCTCTTCCTGACCCCAGAGGGCAGGCCCTTCTTCGCGGCCACGTGGCTGCCCAAGAGGACGACGGGCCGGATGCCGGGCCTGACGGCCATCCTGCCGCGCGTCAAGTGGCTGTGGTCCATGCAGCGCGAGGACGTGATCCGCGGGGCCGACAGCCTGGCAGAGACGCTGGCCGCCCACCTGAACTTCGTCTCGGGGGGCCGGGTGGGCACCGCGGCGGCCCGAAGCGCCCTCAGCGAGCTCCAGGGGCTCTTCGACTCGCAGTGGGGCGGGTTCGGGTTCGCCCCAAAGTTCCCGGCCGCGCCGCGCCTCCTCTTCCTGTTGGAGCAGGCCCGGTCGTCCGTCAACTCCACGCAGGAGCGCGAGGAGCTCCTGGGCATGGCGGACCTGACCCTGCGCCGCATGTGGCGGGGCGGCATCCACGACCATCTGGGCGGCGGGTTCGCGCGCTACGCCACGGACGAACAGTGGCTCATCCCTCACTTCGAGAAGATGCTCGCCGATCAGGCCCTGCTGCTCCTGACCGCGGCGCTGGCCCACGAGATCCGGCCCGACCCGTTCTACCGTGCCTTGGCGGAGGACATCGTCGGGTGCGTGCAGCGGGATTTCACCGCCCCGGAGTCCTGCTTCCGGACGTCCCTCGATGCGGATAGCGAGGAGGGGGAGGGGCGCTACTACCTCTGGACGGAGGAGGAGGTCCGCCGGCTGCTCCCGGAGGGGGACCGCGGTCTGTTCTGCGCCGCCTACGCCGTCCTGCCCGGCGGGAACTTCGGACACGAGATGACGGGGATGCAGACGGGGCAGAACATCCTCTATGAAGCCTCGACCGTCGCGGAGCTGTCGCGGCGCTACGGGATCCGATCGACCGAGGCGGCGGAACGCCTCGCCCGGGACCGGGCCATCCTTCTGGAGGCTCGCTCCCGGCGCACGCCGCCCGCAGTGGATGACAAGGTGCTCATGGATTGGAACGGCCTCATGATTGGGGCCCTGGCCCGCGCCTCCTCGGCCTTCGAGCAGCCGGAATGGAGGCTCTCCGCCGAACGGGCCGCCCTGTTCCTTCAAAAGGCCCTGCCGGACCCCAGGGGCAGCTGGCGGCGGCGGTACCGCGGCGGGGAGGCGGGGATTCCCGCCCTCCCAGGGGACTACGCGGCGCTGCTGTGGGGGGTCATGGAGATCCACCGCGCAGCCGCCGCCGCCGGGGCGCGAAAAAAACAGCTGCGGGACTGGCTGCGCTGCGCCGAGACCCTGGGGGGCAAGCTCCTGGAGGAGTTCTGGGACCCCGAGGGCGGGGGACTGTTCCTCTCCTCCTCGGACGACCCCAACATCTTCCTGAGGCGCAAGACGGCGAGCGACGACGCGATTCCCTCGGCCAATGCCCTGGCGGCCATGGGGCTGGCCGAGCTGAGCTCCGCCCTGGGTGAACGAAGCTACATGAAGCGGGCCCGTGAGATCGTCGCCTGTTTCGCCCGTGCCGCCGCGCTGCGCCCCCTGGATCATCTCTCCCTGATCGCAGCCTCGGGGATGTTGAGATCGGTCAAGGCAGCGGAGGCGGAGCCCGAGGCGGACGAGGGAAGAGAGGTCCCTGCGGAGGCTGCCGAAACCCAATTCGAGGAGGCCTCCGCGCCGGAGCCCCGTGAGGACGAGGGGACGCCCCGCGGCCGGCCGGAGCGGTCCCGGCGGGATCGGGCGGCGGCGCGGAGCGAACGCCGCCTCTCCCGGACCCGCCGGTCGGGATTGAGGGACAGATAGGTCTCCGGTTGCAAACATCATAAATCACAAACATAGAGATCCAAAACAAGGAGGTTTTGCCATGAGAAGTTTTTTCAGGGTTGCAGGCGGCGCGGCGGTACTTTGCCTTTCGTGCCTTCTGCTGTCCGGCACGGAGGCCGGAGCGAACTACCGTTTCGACGACCTTTTCGGCCCCAGCGGCGTGGGCGCCCAGTGGATGGTGATCACCGGGGGCACGGACACGGTGGGCGACGCTGCGGCCAAGGTCCCCATGCAGGTCAGCGGGGACATCGTGAGCGACCGCAATTCCGTTGTCATCATGAACGGGCGCACGAAGGACCCCCTGGGGGATGAGGCCAACCGGGACATCCACGCGATGTTCCTGGTGCTGACGGGCGATCGGGGCTCCATGGGGGTCAACTTCGCCTACTCGGGAACCGACGACGCGGTCACCCCGGACGCTCTGTTGCTCAACTCCGTCTACTCCGCTCAAAAAACCCCCGTGGGAAACGGCAAATACCATTTCCTGTTCATAAAAAACAGGGAGCAGGGGAAGTTCGGCAGCGTGAGGGGCAACTTCGCCTTCCACCAGAACCCCTCGTCCAGCCATCCCTCCACCCCATCCCAGACCCTTCTGGCGCCCTTCATCATCGCCAACGTCGTGGACGGCACGGCGAAGGACAACCCCCTGTTGCTCCGGGCCATCCTGCGCGAGCCCGGAACGACGAACACGGGGGATATCGTGGCCTACGACCACTTTACGTGGGACGTGACGGACGACAAGGAGACGGAGAGCGCCCAGTGGGTGTTCGTCCCGGTCCCCGCATGGCCCGCCCCCGACAGGATTGACTACCGCCTGACCACGGAGGTCACGAACTATACGGGCGTCCGCTACGCGGTGCAGCGTTACGACAACTATGCTTGGACTCACCTGCTCCCTACCCACTGGGCCTTCGACTTACCGCGATCCCAGAGCCTCAGGGACGTACCGCCTCAATTCCAACTGGCCGACATCAGCCACATCGCGCCCGGCCTGAAGACCGTCTACAGCCAGCGCTTCAACGTCAACGAGGGGAGCAAGGTCCCCCTGCGGCTCTACCGCGTTGACCCAGCCGATAACTTTTACGCGCTGACCCTGAACCACCGGATCATCTTCGGCTTGGATCTGGGGACGGTCGAGGCCCCTGTCTCGGGGCGGAACCCATCCGCGTGGAAGGTCACCGCCTTCAACCCCCGCGCCGCCAGCACGGACTTTCTCAAGAACGTCGCCAAGGCAATGGATGTATCGGCCGTGAGGGCGCCCGAGGGGCGGACCGTGAACTCCGGCGTCGTCCGTAACGCCTACGTGGCCGGGGATGTCATCGCCTCCTTCGCCATCGACGCGTCTATCCCCGGCTCGGCCCGGAGGGAAGGGGCCGAGGGCCTGCTGCCCCTGCACATCACCTTCAACCTGCCCCGCACGCACCTGCTAGTGGCCCCCAAGTGGGAGGGGCTGCTCGATCAGTGGCACGAGACGGGCGACATCAAGAGCGAATTTGCGCGCGCCTTCAGCCTCTACCTGCGCAGCGGAGACGAAAACCACTGGAACCTGATCCAGGAGCTGGAGAAACAGGGGTACGACAAGCTGGTCAAGGTCTTTCTGGATGAGAAGCGCGGTGTGATCACGGTGAGCTTCATCGCCATGCTGATGGATGGCACGGGCGAGGGGAACCGCCCGGCTCTGCGCGTCGTGTCCGACAGGACGCCGACCACGGGGAACGACTTCCTGGTCCTGAGGGACGGGACGTTCGACAACCGCTGGAACCTGACCTTCTACGCCGCCCCGGCGGACTACAAGGAAAACCCGAGCACTCCGGGGACCGGAGGCTCGGAGAAGAGCGGCGGCGGGGGCTGCGACAGCCTGGGACTTGGGATGATGGGCCTTTTGGCCGCGGCGCTGTTGATTCGTAAAAAGGAGGTAGAGAGAGGATGAAGAGGTTTTTGATCCAGGGGCTGCTGGCCTTGGCGTGCCTGTCGTTCTGCGCTGGCGCAGAGGCGGCGACGGTCGTCAACACTTTTGCCGAGCTGCGCGACGCCGTGAAGAATCCCGACAGCC
This portion of the uncultured Fretibacterium sp. genome encodes:
- a CDS encoding thioredoxin domain-containing protein gives rise to the protein MIYRDLSTVPGTAGSTLSPPRNRLSDEPSPYLLQHADNPIGWYPWGDEAFEAARREDKPIFLSIGYSSCHWCHVMERECFSDPEVADLMNDTCVAIKVDREERPDLDGLFMDICHIQNGNGGWPLNLFLTPEGRPFFAATWLPKRTTGRMPGLTAILPRVKWLWSMQREDVIRGADSLAETLAAHLNFVSGGRVGTAAARSALSELQGLFDSQWGGFGFAPKFPAAPRLLFLLEQARSSVNSTQEREELLGMADLTLRRMWRGGIHDHLGGGFARYATDEQWLIPHFEKMLADQALLLLTAALAHEIRPDPFYRALAEDIVGCVQRDFTAPESCFRTSLDADSEEGEGRYYLWTEEEVRRLLPEGDRGLFCAAYAVLPGGNFGHEMTGMQTGQNILYEASTVAELSRRYGIRSTEAAERLARDRAILLEARSRRTPPAVDDKVLMDWNGLMIGALARASSAFEQPEWRLSAERAALFLQKALPDPRGSWRRRYRGGEAGIPALPGDYAALLWGVMEIHRAAAAAGARKKQLRDWLRCAETLGGKLLEEFWDPEGGGLFLSSSDDPNIFLRRKTASDDAIPSANALAAMGLAELSSALGERSYMKRAREIVACFARAAALRPLDHLSLIAASGMLRSVKAAEAEPEADEGREVPAEAAETQFEEASAPEPREDEGTPRGRPERSRRDRAAARSERRLSRTRRSGLRDR
- a CDS encoding 5'-nucleotidase C-terminal domain-containing protein; the protein is MKKRLLRGFALSICLLMVACAAYARDGEVTLYTLNHLQSHLLPVKASAKRSLPAMGGLCAAAGIVNEDMKKNVNPIFVATGEAVAGTMWRYFKGKPEMTALERAGIAVNSLGKHEFDYGLRHLKAALSVSRVPVVISNLVTQDPELQSSLRKNVVLQAGDMKVGFFGLLSPAVMRLTNRPEGVSFDPDFNTVAREMVDDLRRKGADVIVLLSGLYENESIALARSVAGIHVITGCGAPLKQTDEPILIEDPEGDPTLLIWSGLGGQFVGRLGVRMKDGRLDTGGTSWELIPVLGRAISDPGVLEVALEYEDKLARALSRVLGSFEHPLDTRSKTLRTGEAPIGNFITDSMRFKASSDVALINSGGIRGGAIYPAGEFSERTLADILPFGDRIFVLTLTGKELRWVLEVSASALIADETDDYNPMRRLHNGSFLQVSGLKAVYDLSRPPTIMKDDRVLTLGSRLESLLVLKDGGWEEVMDEGTYTVATTGWMVNGGDGEKYEVLRRAPRVETPYLDTDAFAEYLSVDCRGRADPREEGRITLTGRKGERTL
- a CDS encoding diacylglycerol kinase, whose translation is MRRYAPWKRLYNATAYSLSGLFQAFRQEQAFEYEAVVFFFLCALLLHLRPPLPRALAVIGGWMAVMALELVNSAVERAFDLIDRNYRAEIKAGKDMLSAAVFLAIAFNVLLWAALIFQPRV
- a CDS encoding HAD family hydrolase, which produces MIKLMIFDHDMTIVDSSHAILAGLNLVAEAVGRPKATLAQVMRCIAMPMREFMIGTLGDFRPEWMDLYRDKVAPLEHSMIHPFPETRTILPRLREMGLTLAVASNRNAPRTSMERSGTADYFDAIVGPSDHLPYKPDPGMLLSLMDRFGVPAARTVYVGDSDIDVKTALAAGTRAIGAAQGNFTKDQLLELGAWRAVGSLDELPGIVEEDGRE